The DNA region TACAGACAGAAAGACGGATTTGAATGCCCAAAGAAAATTTTCCAAGATAGCGCCGCCGTCTCCCgaaccccccttccccactACTCCGTATGTGTTCGCCTGTACTTTTCCAtgctgttttgttttctgtgCTCGACTCCAACTCTTTCCCGCTCCCGTCCCGTTTGGTAGGTATAGATGTTGACGAAGTAAGCTTAACTTTAAATGTTGTCTGGtttccttcttgttgttccGGGGGTATCATAGATATACAAATAACTGAAAAGAAACATAAGAAAATCAAATACAGTGTTACAGCGGTTTAATCCTCCCTCCTAACCTGCAAATGCTTATCCGGGGATTTCGACACGGGCCTACTAACGACCTCTGCGCCGTCCGCGGTAAACAACACCCCGTTGTCGTGATCGTCAAGACTTTCCCTCCGCAACAAACCCGCGGCTTCACCCCTGCGAAGgagatcatcatcaccatcctcctcctcgtcgctgccGCTCGAGGGACCATCAGTGGTGTGCTCTTCCAACAGATGCTCCTGCCCCTTATGCACACCTTCCTGCGCTTCCCGTCTCATCTTGGAGATTTTAATGTAATTGTACGCTCCTATTGCGACGAGGGTTACAGTCAGGCCGATGATGTTGACAAATGTCATGCGATCGCCAAAAACAATCGCAGCCGCCGAGATGGTGACTGCCTCTTTGAATATCCCCGCGATGGACAAGGTGACGACGCTGGTGCGTTGTAGGAGGGCAAACTCGGCGGCTGTCATGAAAAAGGCGATCATGCCGGGGAATAGGAGGATCAATGGCGCCATGAGGGTGCCGCGTTCTTCTGCTATGGCGGAGAGGCCTTTGATGAGGCCGGAGACACCCTCGACGGGGAAGGCGATGGTCAACAGGGAGACGAACATTACTggagcgaggaagaagatggagctgaaggggttggaggtggcggggttgcggaggaggaggatttgggtTAGGGCCCAACGGAAGCCgctgaagaaggcggccgagatgacgaggaggaagccggggaggttgaaggagacTTCGCCCGCTACCATCATTACTACGCCGAGGGTCatggtggcgatgatggctgtTAGGCGCCAGGTGGGGGATtcgaggcggaagaggaaggcgaagaggaggacgaaggctagggaggaggatttaCACATTGCTAAAGACACGGTGAGTTGGGTGactgggggagttggagagaaaGGCAGGGGGCTTACTGTagaaggtgagggtgatgaatTGCAACGAGGTGTTCCCTAATCCTATGTCGAGACCTGTTGCTAGACCGCAGGGGCCGATGCGGGTGAGGTAGAATAATGGTGACATTAGGGGTTTCTTGGATTCTGGCGAGTCCAGCTCGCCTGGATTTGGAACATGGCCGTTGGTGGGCcggaaggatgggaagagatATAGGACGAGGGAGGCTAGGGAAAATTGCACGAGCATGTGCATGGCTGTTGTAAACATAGGAAATGGGAAGCCGAGCTTGTCGGGAGAGAACATCCATTTGTTGTACTATAAGATACGTCAGTATCTCATGGCAGAGAGAGGCCAAGgattttttgggggtgatgacTTACAAGTGATATCAACAGGGAAAAAAAGTACCATAACCCAATGAGCCCAGCGTTGATTAACAACTCCTTCATCACAAAGCGGTCCGcctctttttgttcttctggCGACACCTTCTCTCGCACTATTCTCTGGTCGAGTAATTGGTTGCGagttctctttttcttttttctcgtCCGCTCCTTTGCCGTCAAACCAgtctcctcgtcgtcatgaAGGTCCTCGTCCGACAATTCCACGTCCAACTCGTCCAGCCGTAGAGGTTCTCCCAGACTGCCCTCCTCTGATATTTTTGGCTCGTCAATGCCATGGCCCCGCGCGTGTGGCGACCGGTGACGATTGTTAGCGACATTGGCGGGATTGATCAAGCTGCTTCGTCGGCGACGGTGCCCTGAGGGTGCTAGAGAATCCATCTCGATGTCGTCACCAGCCAATCTGGATCCCGTTGCGGGATGTGGGTGCGTGGAGGATGTCCAAGGGCCGGGGACTGGTACAACAGCTGCTACCAGTGGTGTAGCGGATAGCGGTGTCGCGTGCCCGGGAGGCGTTGGCTTCTGCTGATCGAGATGTCTCGGGACAGAGAcgtcggtgtcggtgtcggtgtcggtgtcggcgTCAGAGGGCGGTTCGGGGACGGGGAGATGGGACGGAGGATGGGCAGGTTCAGTTGATGGGAATAGGGAAGGGAGAGACATTGTTCAAACGTCGGAGCCCTCACTGGACTCATCATGGGGTTCAATTCAATCAATTCCAGCGCATTGGTGTTCGCTAAGCTCTGGGCCCGGTGGTCCCTAGCATCATCAGCCATGGCAGCAAAGATGAGCGGTGGAGCGGTTGGGGCCCCGAGACGTGGCCGGATTGGTCCCAGCGATggtccagcagcagcaggaaaCAGGGGGACCGCCGGCTTTGGGCGAGGTCGCCAGTGGTTGGCTGCATTTGCCAAGCCTACTTGGAACGCGCCGGAGCATTTTGCCTGCCCGCTACCTGGCATTCAACTGTCTTCCACTGTTAACCCATCCGTGATCGCCTGTTATCTTTGCTTTCCATttgatgtttgatgatgtctctctctgtcttccAATGACGTTATCTGGTCTTCATTTTTGTCCGCCAGGAGAATTACAAGAGTGGAACGGACCGAAACCAAAACGTGGTGACCGGAACACATAGCCGAAGATGTACAACAACCCCAGAGACAGAGAGTAACACCTACTCAGAACGACGACTGAACCCTGAACTACCTCTACGGCAAATATCATCACTCCCTCAACCATCTCGGTTGACTAACAAGATCCTGAGAACAGGCCGTAGGGAGATGGGATGTTGACAAGAGCCAAGCTTCCAGTCCACCTACTGCTTGGATCACGTATGTAATGGTTACTAATAGCCTCGTGCAGCTTACCATCACGGCCAGGCGACCCCTTTATCCTGCACCGTTCGTTGCTGTGTTGCCGTGGAGCATTTCACATGTACTACTTCGTCTGAACTCTGGAATCTGTACGGCTTTCCATCTCTGGATGGTGGTCACGAGACAAAGCCAGCATGATGCTTAGCCCGGAAAtaaccccaccatccacaTGCATGTACAGATGATTGTACAAGAGCCTGTCTTCTCAACCTTGGGCAGCTGATGGTGACCAGAGATGTATCAGAATATCTTCACGGACCCCTTCGCTTCTGTTCTGCCCATATCATCGAagccccaacctccaaaagcCCGCCCATGGTAGCTTCTCTCAGCTTGAGCAATCTGACGGAACTAGGCAGGTGAGAGTACTTTACCTATGCGCTTCGGGGTCTTTATTCGGCCTCACAGCAAGCTCAAAACTATCGCCATTGGAGGGAGGCAATGGGTGCTGACTCAGTATGCCACCCGAAACACCCGCATCTGCTGCAAAACGGCCAACACGATAAAAAGGAACGAGTGTTTCCAGAGCTGTAAGCCTTATTCATGATCATGTAACGAATCTAAAAACCTATATATAtttgaggtggtgttgaaggtCGCAATATTTTGGGTGTAAGAATTAGATCTTGATTTGATCGTGGGGCAGCTTTCCATCCTGATCTAGAAACTGATCGGCCAAAGTATTTGTTGTCGTCATTGTTTGTTTCCCCTCCAAGAGCTAGCTACATATCTGATCAAAGGTACTTTAGCTTTTTGGTTTCTTATTCATCACGCATGCCGGCTGGCTTCAAGTACTATCAGCCAGACCCCACCAATACCGACGCTTTGTCAACGATACCGCCGTTCAAAATGGCGGCATCGTGTTCGACCCAGGGTGCTGGTAGCCAGATGAGACAACAGGGTGCGGGGTATCTGCCGATTGAGAATTATGGCTTGATTGGAAACATGAGGACATGTGCCCTCGTGGGCATGGATGGCAGTGTTGATTACATGTGTTGGTGAGTTTGTCTGAATTCGAGATCAGAACATCTGGCTAATTGATATATACAGGCCCGAGTTTGACTCTCCTTCTGTCTTCTGCCGCCTCTTGGATAAGGATAAGGGGGGTTATTTCAGCATCCATCCAGCTTCCCATCTCAATTGCACCACCAAACAGCAGTACTTGCCTTCTTCCAACATCCTCCAGACCAGATACATTCACGAAGATGGTGTCGTGGACCTGGTGGACTTCTTCCCTCGACCCAAGAGCTCAAAGGTCATCTTCAAGGGGCCCAAACAATCGGCCTATCGAGAGATGACCAGCGTTCAAGAAGAGCTCAAGAAATGGCTCGTCCGACGTGTAGAGTGTATCCGCGGCCACCTCGAGCTCGACGTCGAGCTCTTCCCGGCCTTTGAGTACGCCACCGAACCACACGAGACCACCATCGTCCAAGAAACCAACGTCGCCCACGGTTCAACAAGCAAAACCGTCACCTTCCACAGCAAAAACGTCAAGCTCCAACTCGACGTCACCATCGACCGGGGTGaagacaacgacgacaagtACCCCAGCGTCAAGTTCAAAAAAGTCATGAAAGAAGGCATGCTCAGCGAAGGCGTGGTAGCCAGCATCCACGTCCACCCAGGCCAGGCCGTCTCCTTCGTTTTAAGGAAcgacctccccaaccacgTAACAGAGGTCATCTCCCCCGCCGTCCTCGACACCCAACAACACGACACACAATCCTATTGGTACAACTGGATCTCCCAATCCAAATACAAAGGCCGCTGGCGCGAAGTCGTCTCCCGCTCCCTCATGATCCTGAAGCTCATGACCTACGAACCCACcggcgccatcatcgccgccccCACCTTCTCTATCCCCGAAGACATCGGCGGCGTCCGTAACTGGGACTACAGGTTCTGCTGGGTCAGGGACGCATCCTTCACAATctacatcctcctccgcctcggctTCACAGAAGAAGCAGACGCCTACATGGACTTTATCAACGAGCGCTTCCTCCAATCCCGCGTCTCCGACGGTGGACTTCCCATCATGTTCACCATCCGAGGCGAGACTGACATCCCCGAGCGGGAACTTTCCCATCTAGACGGGTACAAAGGCTCCAAACCGGTGCGCGTCGGCAACGGCGCGGCGTTTCATCAACAATTCGACATTTATGGCGAACTGATGGACGCCATCTACCTCTACAACAAATACGGCAAACCCATCCACTACGACGCCTGGGTGACGGTCCGTCAGCTCTTGGATTACGTCCTGACGATCCTCGACCAGCCAGACATGTCCATCTGGGAGGTccgcaacaacaagcaaAACTTCACTTACTCCAAAATCATGCTCTGGGTCGCCTTTGACCGGGGTCTGCGGCTTGCCGAGAAGAGGAATTTCCCTTGTCCTAATAGGTGGAAGTGGCTGGAGGCAAAGGATAAACTCTATGAGGAAATCATGGAACGGGGCTACAACAAGGAGATGAAGTGTTTCGTCCAGAGTTATGAGAACAACACCATGCTGGATAGTAGTATACTTATCGCCCCGTTGGTGTTTTTTATTGCGCCGAATGATCCGAGGTTTTTGAATACTTTGGACAGGATTATGTTGCCGccggagaagggggggttgacgaGTACTGGGTTGGTGTATAGGTATGATACGGAATTATCCGAGGATGGTAAGCTCCCCCTTTGCTGATTTCTTGACAAACAGACCACAAGCTGACACAACTGCTGAAATAGGcgtgggagggagagaaggcGCGTTTAGCATGTGCACGTTCTGGCTGGTGGAAGCCATGACGCGAGCGTCGGTGTATGAGCCAAAGTATCTGGTCAGGGCGATCAACCTGTTTGAGAACATGCTCAGCTTCTCGAACCATCTGATGATGTTCAGTGAAGAAATCAGCAGGAGTGGTGAGCAGTTGGGGAACACACCGCAGGCGTTCTCCCATCTGGCGCTGATCAGTGCGGCGTTTAATTTGGATAGGGTGTCGGAGTTTAAGCGCTGAACGGTGAGGTAGTAGATACTTATGAGGAAATGATGATATGTAAAGTTTTTAGTTTATATGTTTCCGTCTGCATACCTCGATTGGTAGCcattcaccctccccacaaaAAGCGAAAGTGACACTAGCCTATATTATATGGTGAACCACGCCTGAAAGGTGGACGAATAGGCCTTTAACTATCTGTAAAGACTTATCAACTATCTTAGAAAGCTTCACAATTATCCTTCGAGGTATGTCTCACAATATAATATGGGTTGATCTACTTTCACTGTGCCAAATATTTGTGGTG from Podospora pseudoanserina strain CBS 124.78 chromosome 1, whole genome shotgun sequence includes:
- a CDS encoding hypothetical protein (antiSMASH:Cluster_4; CAZy:GH15; COG:G; EggNog:ENOG503NWWY) yields the protein MPAGFKYYQPDPTNTDALSTIPPFKMAASCSTQGAGSQMRQQGAGYLPIENYGLIGNMRTCALVGMDGSVDYMCWPEFDSPSVFCRLLDKDKGGYFSIHPASHLNCTTKQQYLPSSNILQTRYIHEDGVVDLVDFFPRPKSSKVIFKGPKQSAYREMTSVQEELKKWLVRRVECIRGHLELDVELFPAFEYATEPHETTIVQETNVAHGSTSKTVTFHSKNVKLQLDVTIDRGEDNDDKYPSVKFKKVMKEGMLSEGVVASIHVHPGQAVSFVLRNDLPNHVTEVISPAVLDTQQHDTQSYWYNWISQSKYKGRWREVVSRSLMILKLMTYEPTGAIIAAPTFSIPEDIGGVRNWDYRFCWVRDASFTIYILLRLGFTEEADAYMDFINERFLQSRVSDGGLPIMFTIRGETDIPERELSHLDGYKGSKPVRVGNGAAFHQQFDIYGELMDAIYLYNKYGKPIHYDAWVTVRQLLDYVLTILDQPDMSIWEVRNNKQNFTYSKIMLWVAFDRGLRLAEKRNFPCPNRWKWLEAKDKLYEEIMERGYNKEMKCFVQSYENNTMLDSSILIAPLVFFIAPNDPRFLNTLDRIMLPPEKGGLTSTGLVYRYDTELSEDGVGGREGAFSMCTFWLVEAMTRASVYEPKYLVRAINLFENMLSFSNHLMMFSEEISRSGEQLGNTPQAFSHLALISAAFNLDRVSEFKR
- a CDS encoding hypothetical protein (EggNog:ENOG503NV22; BUSCO:EOG09262R8O; COG:E; COG:G), producing the protein MSLPSLFPSTEPAHPPSHLPVPEPPSDADTDTDTDTDVSVPRHLDQQKPTPPGHATPLSATPLVAAVVPVPGPWTSSTHPHPATGSRLAGDDIEMDSLAPSGHRRRRSSLINPANVANNRHRSPHARGHGIDEPKISEEGSLGEPLRLDELDVELSDEDLHDDEETGLTAKERTRKKKKRTRNQLLDQRIVREKVSPEEQKEADRFVMKELLINAGLIGLWYFFSLLISLYNKWMFSPDKLGFPFPMFTTAMHMLVQFSLASLVLYLFPSFRPTNGHVPNPGELDSPESKKPLMSPLFYLTRIGPCGLATGLDIGLGNTSLQFITLTFYTMCKSSSLAFVLLFAFLFRLESPTWRLTAIIATMTLGVVMMVAGEVSFNLPGFLLVISAAFFSGFRWALTQILLLRNPATSNPFSSIFFLAPVMFVSLLTIAFPVEGVSGLIKGLSAIAEERGTLMAPLILLFPGMIAFFMTAAEFALLQRTSVVTLSIAGIFKEAVTISAAAIVFGDRMTFVNIIGLTVTLVAIGAYNYIKISKMRREAQEGVHKGQEHLLEEHTTDGPSSGSDEEEDGDDDLLRRGEAAGLLRRESLDDHDNGVLFTADGAEVVSRPVSKSPDKHLQVRRED